Proteins found in one Methanospirillum hungatei JF-1 genomic segment:
- a CDS encoding AAA family ATPase, producing MMIKRLLLKNWKNFSSVDISFQSRMFIVGPNASGKSNFLDVFRFLHDISKQGGSLFDALERRGGISKLRCLAARTNSQIEIEVHIEEPGETPVNWIYRLGINRQPHGKHDPCVSYEIVIKNGETILSRPDVDDLKDETLLSQTHLEQTSANGKFRVLASFLSDIRYFHIVPQLIRHPQAFTGPNLPDDPYGRNFLELLAKTPENTRNSRLKNIEKRLRILVPHLTELSFTTDKFGIPHLEARYEHWRPRAGKQQEEQFSDGTLRLIGLLWSLLEPRDSPLLLEEPELSLNTAIVRELPKIMYELDKATRRKRQVFISTHSADLIWDKSISAEEVIILKPGNESSEAVLASCNTEIRGLLESGFPISDIILQYTAPESMKQAYLEEFFHV from the coding sequence ATGATGATTAAACGTCTATTACTGAAAAACTGGAAAAATTTCTCCAGTGTTGATATCTCATTTCAATCCCGGATGTTCATTGTAGGTCCGAATGCATCAGGAAAATCTAATTTTTTAGATGTATTCAGGTTTCTTCATGATATATCCAAGCAAGGAGGAAGTCTCTTTGATGCCTTGGAGCGGAGAGGTGGTATATCCAAACTCCGATGCCTTGCAGCAAGAACAAATTCACAGATAGAAATAGAGGTTCATATCGAAGAACCAGGTGAAACACCAGTAAACTGGATATATCGTCTGGGAATTAACAGACAACCTCATGGAAAGCATGATCCCTGTGTAAGTTATGAGATCGTCATAAAAAATGGAGAGACTATTCTATCCAGACCTGATGTTGATGACCTAAAAGATGAAACCCTCCTGTCTCAAACTCATCTTGAGCAGACATCAGCGAATGGAAAATTCAGAGTGCTTGCATCCTTTTTAAGTGATATCAGGTATTTCCATATTGTCCCGCAACTAATCCGTCATCCTCAGGCTTTTACTGGCCCCAATCTACCGGATGATCCGTATGGCCGAAATTTTTTGGAACTCCTCGCGAAAACCCCGGAAAATACGAGAAATTCACGTCTTAAAAATATCGAGAAAAGATTAAGAATTCTTGTCCCTCATCTCACAGAACTCTCATTCACAACCGATAAATTTGGAATACCTCACTTGGAAGCCAGATATGAACATTGGAGACCCAGAGCCGGAAAACAACAGGAAGAACAGTTTTCTGATGGGACACTTCGATTAATTGGCTTACTATGGTCACTCCTTGAACCCAGAGATTCTCCTTTACTACTGGAAGAGCCTGAGTTATCCCTAAATACAGCAATAGTTCGTGAACTTCCAAAAATTATGTATGAACTGGATAAAGCTACACGGAGAAAGAGACAAGTTTTTATCAGTACTCATAGTGCCGATCTTATATGGGATAAGAGTATCAGTGCAGAAGAAGTGATAATTCTAAAACCAGGCAATGAAAGTTCTGAGGCAGTATTAGCCTCATGCAATACAGAAATTCGTGGATTGTTAGAATCGGGTTTTCCCATAAGTGATATAATTCTTCAATACACTGCACCTGAAAGTATGAAACAGGCGTATCTCGAAGAGTTCTTTCATGTCTAA